One Fontisphaera persica DNA window includes the following coding sequences:
- a CDS encoding LacI family DNA-binding transcriptional regulator produces MVRLKDIAARAGVTVMTVSKVMHDAPDVSAATKARIRALAEEMGYMPNAMARGLRSRKTRLLGVVISTVTNPIFGRVLLALEEQAHAHGYDLLLAHSLNDPAREEHALRRMLSRHVDGLFLSPVYRLQPTAPIYEELRRRNVKTVLLGHRAPFCESFLAVETADFEASRQLTLHLLELGHRRIAYFAGPVISPSNRERLEGYRTALREAGIEPDDRLIFNAGATIEEGEQAAAQLAQEALRPTALMAVNDLVAIGAAHFLLRQGWQIPRDISIAGFGNVLLAEHFRVPLTTVRQPKMRLGKAAFDLLHQCLKGEPAQSLRLPAEVLVRQSTAPPPPESPS; encoded by the coding sequence ATGGTGCGTTTGAAAGACATAGCAGCGCGCGCGGGCGTGACGGTGATGACCGTCTCCAAGGTCATGCACGATGCGCCGGACGTTTCAGCCGCCACCAAGGCCCGCATCCGGGCCCTGGCGGAGGAAATGGGCTACATGCCCAACGCCATGGCGCGCGGCTTGCGCAGCCGCAAGACCCGCCTGCTCGGCGTGGTGATTTCCACCGTCACCAATCCCATCTTCGGCCGCGTGCTGCTGGCGTTGGAGGAGCAGGCCCACGCCCACGGCTACGATTTGCTGCTCGCCCACTCCCTCAATGACCCTGCCCGCGAGGAACATGCCCTCCGCCGCATGCTCTCGCGCCACGTGGATGGCTTGTTCCTCAGTCCGGTGTACCGCCTGCAACCCACCGCGCCCATCTACGAAGAGCTCCGGCGCCGCAACGTCAAAACCGTCCTCCTCGGCCATCGCGCGCCCTTTTGCGAGTCCTTTCTGGCAGTCGAAACCGCTGACTTCGAGGCCAGCCGCCAGCTCACCCTCCACCTCCTCGAACTGGGCCACCGGCGCATTGCCTATTTTGCCGGGCCGGTAATTTCTCCCAGCAATCGCGAGCGGCTCGAAGGCTATCGCACCGCCTTGCGCGAAGCGGGTATCGAACCGGATGACCGCCTCATCTTCAACGCGGGCGCCACCATTGAAGAAGGTGAACAGGCCGCCGCCCAATTAGCCCAGGAAGCCCTGCGGCCCACCGCCTTGATGGCAGTGAATGATTTGGTGGCTATTGGCGCGGCCCACTTTCTCCTTCGCCAGGGCTGGCAAATTCCCCGGGATATTTCCATCGCGGGCTTTGGCAACGTCCTCCTCGCGGAACATTTTCGCGTGCCCCTGACCACCGTGCGCCAGCCCAAGATGCGCCTGGGCAAAGCCGCTTTCGATTTGTTGCACCAGTGCTTGAAAGGCGAGCCGGCCCAGAGCCTGCGCCTGCCGGCGGAAGTCTTGGTCCGCCAGAGCACGGCCCCGCCGCCGCCGGAGTCTCCTTCCTGA
- a CDS encoding TlyA family RNA methyltransferase — translation MAEKGKSRLDVALVARGLAPSREKAQRLILAGQVRVAGQVAAKPSQPVRETDPVEVAAPEKYVSRGGLKLEHALRHFGVDVTGRTAVDLGASTGGFTDCLLQHGAARVYAVDVGTGQLAWKLRQDPRVVVRERTNARYLQPADLEPNFAGAGVVVIDCSFISLQKILPAAVRLAREGGLILALVKPQFEAGKTEADRGEGVIRDPAIHERVLRELEAFVPTLGNLRWRGMTESPILGPAGNKEFWVWLEKQSAQNPTRGTAGQPG, via the coding sequence AAAGGCAAATCGCGATTGGACGTGGCCCTGGTGGCCCGCGGGCTGGCGCCCAGCCGCGAAAAGGCCCAGCGTTTGATTCTGGCCGGCCAGGTCCGAGTCGCGGGGCAGGTCGCCGCCAAACCCAGCCAGCCAGTGAGGGAAACTGACCCCGTGGAAGTGGCCGCGCCGGAGAAATACGTGAGCCGCGGCGGCCTTAAACTGGAGCACGCCCTGCGACATTTTGGCGTGGACGTCACCGGCCGGACGGCCGTGGACCTGGGCGCCAGCACCGGCGGCTTCACCGATTGCCTGCTGCAACACGGCGCGGCGCGCGTCTATGCGGTGGACGTGGGGACCGGCCAACTGGCGTGGAAATTGCGCCAGGACCCCCGCGTGGTGGTGCGGGAGCGCACCAATGCCCGCTATTTGCAGCCCGCCGATTTGGAGCCGAACTTTGCCGGCGCCGGGGTGGTGGTCATTGACTGCTCCTTCATTTCCCTGCAAAAAATCCTGCCCGCCGCCGTGCGGCTGGCGCGCGAAGGCGGCCTGATTCTGGCCCTGGTCAAACCGCAGTTCGAGGCCGGAAAAACCGAGGCCGACCGCGGGGAGGGGGTCATCCGCGACCCCGCCATTCACGAGCGCGTCCTGCGAGAATTGGAGGCCTTCGTCCCTACCCTGGGCAATTTGCGCTGGCGGGGCATGACGGAATCCCCTATCCTCGGCCCGGCAGGAAATAAAGAGTTTTGGGTCTGGCTTGAAAAACAATCCGCACAAAATCCAACGCGTGGGACTGCTGGCCAACCCGGATAA
- a CDS encoding NAD(+)/NADH kinase, giving the protein MKNNPHKIQRVGLLANPDKANCRAALHKAERWLRRAGCDVLTEAGTRRVARLQGDCLASPTELAHACDLLLVFGGDGTMLRAARDMGGAPTPILGVNLGGLGFLTSVSSQGLEQALERTLAGEFDLDVRPLIKASALHEGRPVAYRALNDFVISRAGGSRLVELEVYVNGEELTRYRCDGLVISSPTGSTAYSLAAGGAIVHPAAQAFALTPICPHTLSNRSVILSLHDVIKVISLSVTPQVMMAADGEPSLTLPAGASVEITRSRRSVRLVRLHGDNFFNTLRCKLGWSGAHV; this is encoded by the coding sequence TTGAAAAACAATCCGCACAAAATCCAACGCGTGGGACTGCTGGCCAACCCGGATAAGGCCAATTGCCGGGCGGCCTTGCACAAGGCCGAGCGCTGGCTGCGGCGGGCCGGCTGCGACGTGCTTACCGAGGCCGGCACGCGGCGGGTGGCGCGCCTGCAGGGCGACTGCCTGGCTTCCCCCACCGAACTGGCCCATGCGTGCGATTTGCTGCTGGTCTTCGGCGGCGACGGCACCATGTTGCGGGCGGCGCGGGACATGGGCGGCGCGCCCACTCCCATCCTCGGGGTGAACCTGGGCGGCCTGGGCTTCCTGACTTCCGTTTCCTCACAAGGACTGGAGCAGGCCCTGGAGCGCACGCTGGCCGGTGAGTTTGACCTCGATGTGCGCCCCCTCATCAAAGCCTCCGCCTTGCACGAGGGCCGCCCCGTCGCCTACCGGGCGTTAAATGATTTTGTCATCAGCCGCGCCGGCGGCTCGCGGCTGGTGGAGCTTGAAGTGTACGTCAACGGCGAGGAGCTTACCCGCTACCGGTGCGACGGCCTGGTCATCAGCTCGCCCACCGGCTCCACCGCCTATTCCCTGGCCGCCGGTGGCGCCATTGTGCATCCGGCAGCCCAGGCCTTCGCCCTGACCCCGATTTGCCCCCACACCCTTTCCAATCGCTCGGTCATCCTGAGCCTCCATGATGTGATTAAGGTCATCTCCCTCAGCGTGACGCCGCAGGTGATGATGGCGGCGGATGGCGAGCCGTCGCTGACCCTGCCGGCCGGGGCCTCGGTGGAGATTACCCGCAGCCGGCGCAGTGTGCGGCTGGTCCGCCTGCACGGCGACAACTTTTTCAATACCCTGCGCTGCAAACTGGGTTGGAGCGGCGCCCACGTTTAG
- a CDS encoding amidohydrolase family protein — MKWNRRQFVQSAALATAAVATGTRGWAAAKPAAAKVTYVDCHTHIYDPTRPQGVPWPPREEGRLYRPVLPAHLRKVSAKHRVTGTIIVEASEWLADNDWVLEQAAKDKFILGVVGRLALEDPEFEPQLRRLSRNPLFRGIRVRGGASPKAAEKTAERALGLLADFNLTLDFNCLPTQLPVAAQVARQNPRLRIVINHLANVTIDGKAPPAAWVDAMKAVAEHERVFLKVSGLVEGTRRDDFRAPRELDYYRPVLDAATEIFGVNRLIFGSNYPVSELFAPYATVIGLIEQYFGEKGPQTLQLVAAENSRRAYLWQERK; from the coding sequence ATGAAGTGGAATCGCCGCCAGTTTGTGCAATCCGCCGCGCTGGCCACCGCCGCGGTGGCCACGGGGACACGGGGCTGGGCCGCCGCCAAGCCGGCGGCCGCCAAAGTGACGTATGTGGATTGCCACACCCACATTTATGACCCTACCCGTCCTCAAGGCGTGCCGTGGCCGCCCCGCGAGGAGGGCCGTCTTTACCGGCCGGTGCTGCCGGCGCATTTGCGGAAGGTGTCGGCCAAACACCGCGTCACCGGCACGATTATCGTGGAGGCCAGCGAGTGGCTGGCAGACAATGACTGGGTGCTGGAGCAGGCGGCGAAGGACAAATTCATTCTGGGCGTGGTGGGCCGGCTGGCCCTGGAAGACCCGGAGTTTGAGCCGCAGTTGCGCCGTTTGAGCCGCAATCCGCTGTTTCGCGGCATCCGCGTGCGCGGCGGCGCCTCGCCCAAGGCCGCCGAAAAAACCGCCGAGCGCGCCCTGGGTTTGCTGGCGGATTTTAATTTGACGCTGGATTTCAACTGCCTGCCGACGCAATTGCCAGTGGCGGCCCAGGTGGCCAGGCAAAATCCGCGCCTGCGCATCGTCATCAATCACCTGGCCAATGTGACGATTGACGGCAAGGCGCCGCCCGCAGCGTGGGTGGACGCGATGAAGGCGGTCGCGGAGCATGAGCGCGTTTTTCTGAAGGTGTCCGGGCTGGTGGAAGGGACGCGCCGGGATGATTTCCGCGCGCCGCGGGAGCTGGATTATTACCGGCCGGTGCTGGATGCGGCCACGGAGATTTTTGGGGTGAACCGGCTGATTTTCGGCAGCAATTATCCGGTGAGCGAATTGTTTGCGCCGTATGCGACGGTTATTGGTTTGATTGAGCAGTATTTCGGCGAAAAGGGGCCGCAAACGCTGCAACTGGTGGCCGCGGAGAATTCCCGCCGGGCCTACCTCTGGCAAGAGCGCAAGTAA